In Malassezia japonica chromosome 2, complete sequence, one DNA window encodes the following:
- the PYK1 gene encoding pyruvate kinase (EggNog:ENOG503NUBE; antiSMASH:Cluster_2; COG:G; BUSCO:EOG09261QXC), with the protein MNPIEHKVDNLYMRKTAIVATIGPKTNNVKMLHKLRNTGMNIVRLNASHGDHSYFQSVIDNAHQVEREAPGRPLAIALDTKGPEMRTGVMVGNEDQSIEEGHEFIVTTNKEYAEKCSADHLYIDYEHLPEKVQPDRIIYIDDGILALRVLSIDGRDVRVVAENSGVLSSRKGVNLPLTEVDLPAVSEKDRRDLEFARDQNLDMIFASFIRSKDDVQSVREILGEKGSHIRVIAKIENHQGLANFDEILDAADGIMVARGDLGIEIPAPQVFMAQKMMISRCNIVGKPVICATQMLESMTVNNRPTRAEVSDVANAVVDGADCVMLSGETAKGKYPVEAIKMMAETTYIAEQSLSYQALFNEMRGLTRVPTSTSETIALVAVSASLEQRAGAILLMSTSGQTARLVSKYRPQCPILMVTRNADTVRSCHLYRGTYPFHYPLPHPDSNSKWQEDVDNRIKFGLSEALKLHILRKGDTVICIQGWRGGKGHTNSLRVVTVPTSTEGYILEDTSTAI; encoded by the exons ATGAACCCCATCGAGCACAAGGTGGATAACCTGTATATGCGCAAGAC CGCTATCGTTGCGACGATTGGGCCAAAGACAAACAACGTTAAGATGTTGCACAAGCTGCGCAACACGGGTATGAACATTGTGCGCTTGAATGCTAGTCACGGTGATCACTCGTACTTCCAGAGTGTGATTGACAATGCCCACCAAGTCGAGCGCGAAGCACCGGGCCGTCCGCTGGCAATCGCGCTTGATACCAAAGGCCCGGAGATGCGTACGGGTGTTATGGTTGGCAATGAGGACCAGTCGATCGAGGAGGGCCACGAGTTCATCGTGACGACCAACAAGGAGTACGCGGAAAAGTGCAGCGCAGACCATCTCTACATTGACTACGAGCATCTGCCCGAGAAGGTGCAGCCGGACCGCATTATTTACATTGACGACGGTatccttgcgctgcgcgtcctcTCGATTGACGGCCGGGACGTGCGTGTGGTGGCCGAGAACAGCGGTGTGCTCTCATCGCGCAAGGGTGTCAACCTCCCGCTGACCGAAGTCGACCTGCCCGCCGTCTCGGAAAaggaccgccgcgacctggAGTTTGCACGCGACCAGAACCTGGACATGATCTTTGCCTCGTTCATCCGCTCTAAGGACGACGTGcagagcgtgcgcgagaTCCTGGGCGAAAAGGGCTCGCACATCCGTGTGATTGCCAAGATCGAGAACCACCAGGGTCTCGCCAACTTTGACGAGATtctcgacgcggccgacggTATCATGGTCGCGCGTGGTGATCTGGGTATTGAGattcctgcgccgcaggtcTTTATGGCGCAAAAGATGATGATTTCGCGCTGCAACATTGTGGGCAAGCCCGTAATTTGTGCGACGCAGATGCTCGAGAGCATGACGGTCAACAACCGCCCCacgcgtgccgaggtcTCGGACGTGGCCAACGCGGtggtcgacggcgcggacTGTGTCATGCTTTCTGGCGAGACGGCCAAGGGCAAGTACCCCGTCGAGGCCATCAAGATGATGGCCGAGACGACCTACATTGCGGAGCAGAGCCTTTCGTACCAGGCACTCTTTAACGAGATGCGTGGCCTGACGCGTGTGCCGACCAGCACTTCGGAAACCATCGCCCTGGTCGCTGTCTCTGCCTCGCtggagcagcgtgcgggTGCGATTCTGCTCATGTCGACCTCTGGCCAGACCGCACGCCTCGTGAGCAAGTACCGGCCTCAATGCCCGATTCTGATGG TGACGCGCAACGCCGACAcggtgcgctcgtgccACTTGTATCGCGGCACCTACCCCTTCCATTACCCCCTGCCCCACCCTGATAGCAACTCCAAGTGGCAGGAGGACGTGGACAACCGCATCAAGTTTGGTCTCTCGGAGGCGCTCAAGCTGCACATTCTTCGCAAGGGCGACACCGTGATCTGTATCCAGGgctggcgcggcggcaaggGCCACACCAACTCGCTGCGTGTGGTG ACTGTTCCTACGTCCACCGAAGGTTACATTCTCGAAGACacctcgacggcgatcTAA
- a CDS encoding uncharacterized protein (antiSMASH:Cluster_2): MSAQPPAQGPFILVATLIGKGKSEAEKLAELVTAVAKRANSNEEPGTKTYRLSREYSEGLKLVVFEEYDNAEALKAHQAAPEFQALAKAAPELAASFDMNYLNQIYP; the protein is encoded by the exons ATGTCTGCTCAGCCCCCCGCACAAGGACCGTTTATTCTCGTGGCTAC TCTGATTGGCAAGGGCAAGAGCGAGGCTGAAAAGCTTGCCGAACTTGTTACTGCTGTCGCGAAGCGTGCTAACTCGAACGAGGAGCCCGGCACGAAGACG TACCGCCTCTCCCGTGAGTACAGCGAGGGCCTGAAGCTGGTCGTCTTTGAAGAGTACGACAATGCTGAGGCGCTGAAGGCGCACCAGGCTGCGCCCGAGTTCCAGGCgctggccaaggccgcgcccgagctcgccgctTCGTTCGACATGAACTACTTGAACCAGATCTACCCCTAG
- a CDS encoding uncharacterized protein (antiSMASH:Cluster_2), which produces MSEWFDLLNFGTPVDRCEDATPRRHRSASPSPRGRVAWRDTQQSSSPHGVPDMRPDTPSAKGHDEGPAPDLFAQENAPLQVSPSTVRTVRARRQARRAQAHTPYAYPMYTFAPATKSAAPERRKAAPPKSPRPSTPRMARVHSEPVAISPYQPKDTQDKPDSDDSFTRLVGDDDFDAAAVEELARREGW; this is translated from the coding sequence atGTCGGAATGGTTCGACCTGCTGAATTTTGGCACGCCCGTAGACCGGTGCGAGGACGCGACACCGCGTAGACACCGGAGCGCGTCTCCGTCGCCTCGGGGGCGCGTGGCATggcgcgacacgcagcAAAGCTCGTCGCCCCACGGCGTACCGGACATGCGGCCAgacacgccgagcgcaaaaGGCCACGACGAGGGGCCTGCCCCCGATCTGTTTGCGCAGGAgaatgcgccgctgcaggtGAGTCCAAGCACTGTGCGTaccgtgcgtgcgcggcgccaggcgcgacgcgcgcaggcgcacacGCCGTACGCCTACCCCATGTACACATTCGCACCCGCCACCAAGTCTGCGGCGCCTGAGCGGCGaaaggcggcgccgcccaagtCGCCACGGCCATCGACACCACGCATGGCGCGTGTGCATAGCGAGCCTGTGGCCATTTCGCCGTATCAGCCCAAGGATACCCAAGACAAgcccgactcggacgaTAGCTTTACGCGTctggtcggcgacgacgatttcgacgccgctgctgTAGAGGAGCTAGCGCGCCGCGAAGGCTGGTAG
- the GPI10 gene encoding glycosylphosphatidylinositol anchor biosynthesis (EggNog:ENOG503NV7H; CAZy:GT22; COG:G; BUSCO:EOG09260UJK; antiSMASH:Cluster_2; TransMembrane:8 (n4-14c18/19o114-131i143-165o171-192i212-235o263-282i294-315o327-348i355-375o); SECRETED:SignalP(1-18)), with product MLSWGVALGAAHALGALATSRTFFQPDEYWQTLEIAHRIVFGYGYQTWEWRGEAPIRSVVHPALFVPLYAVLKETGLDSSAYLMSTAPALWQAAITTAGDVAFFRLARRLGGEGLAYAWAIVHLLSMYGTYTYTRPFSNSTEAALCSIALLYWPLTPAAAAHGSLLVFDVGVFAAFAAVLLRPTSLLLWAFLGGKALRDAAQWGGPKRTAALVAHAACVGSLVLCAGIALDSWYYGERVVTVWNFFYENVVQSLSVFYGAHPWHWYLSQGLPLILTVAMPWAQKGWSNALYQPSSSAMATLGGLCAWTVGAYSLLSHKEARFLQPLLPIFHLFAASAIAPPSGGWGTAWRAFPRALRFLLLAQVPVTLYLAAFHAKGQIEVVQYVHAIATHRTTFGFLMPCHSTPWQSHMHARVLEMTDMDSELMSGDVGRAWFLACPPPRNKDPATYWDQSDFFFADPVRYLRDRFPARVDTQFPPMRQYHFHKPRPTNATDAVSQHVQSDLGWRHTWPSHLVLYTSLLDMRESDGGDTVGAFLRRRGYVETRRIWNALSHPDWNRRGDIVVLQFEDERTRFFKNHTVVPGI from the exons ATGCTCTCGTGGGGGGTCGCGCTGGGCGCGGCACATGCGctgggcgcgctcgcgaccaGCCGCACGTTTTTTCAGCCGGACGAGTACTGGCAGACGCTTGAAATCGCACACAGGATCGTGTTTGGGTACGGGTACCAGACATGGGAgtggcgcggcgaggcgccgatcCGTAGCGTCGTGCACCCTGCGCTCTTTGTGCCGCTGTACGCGGTGCTGAAAGAGACGGGGCTCGATAGCAGCGCGTACTTGATG TCCACGGCACCGGCACTGTGGCAGGCAGCGATTACGACGGCAGGCGACGTTGCGTTTTttcgcctcgcgcggcgactcggcggAGAGGGGCTCGCGTACGCTTGG GCGATAGTGCACCTGCTTTCCATGTACGGAACGTACACGTACACGCGCCCTTTTTCGAActcgaccgaggcggcgctgtgcAGCATCGCGCTGCTGTACTGGCCCTTGACGCCAGCGGCAGCTGCACACGGGAGCCTGCTCGTGTTTGACGTAGGCGTATTTGCGGCATTcgccgccgtgctcctGCGTCCGACAAGCCTCTTGCTCTGGGCTTTCCTTGGGGGAAAGGCGCTGCGGGACGCAGCGCAGTGGGGCGGCCCAAAGCGCACAGCAGCGCTcgttgcgcacgcggcgtgcgtggg GTCGCTAGTATTGTGTGCAGGCATTGCGCTCGACTCGTGGTACTATGGCGAGCGTGTCGTGACGGTGTGGAACTTTTTCTACGAAAACGTCGTGCAATCTTTGTCTGTCTTTTACGGCGCGCATCCGTGGCACTGGTACTTATCCCAAGGGCTGCCGTTGATCCTCACTGTCGCGATGCCGTGGGCGCAAAAGGGTTGGAGCAACGCGCTGTACCAGCCGAGCTCCAGCGCGATGGCCACGCTCGGGGGCCTCTGTGCGTGGACCGTCGGCGCCTATTCGCTGCTGAGCCACAAAGAGGCGCGCTTCTtgcagccgctgctgccCATTTTTCACCTGTTTGCTGCGAGCGCGATCGCGCCTCCTAGCGGCGGATGGGGCACCGCGTGGCGTGCATTTCCAcgggcgctgcgcttcctTCTCCTCGCCCAGGTCCCGGTGACGCTCTATCTCGCGGCCTTTCACGCCAAAGGGCAGATCGAGGTCGTGCAATACGTGCACGCTATTGCGACGCACCGCACAACGTTTGGCTTCCTCATGCCGTGCCACTCTACGCCGTGGCAGAGCCACATGCACGCACGTGTCCTCGAGATGACCGACATGGACAGTGAACTGAtgagcggcgacgtgggGCGCGCGTGGTTCCTCGCGTGTCCCCCGCCACGCAACAAGGACCCCGCCACGTACTGGGACCAGTCCGACTTTTTCTTTGCGGATCCCGTCCGCTACCTCCGCGACCGCTTCCCTGCGCGCGTCGATACCCAGTTTCCTCCTATGCGGCAGTACCACTTTCACAAGCCGCGGCCTACTAacgcgaccgacgccgtGTCCCAGCATGTACAGAGCGACCTGGGCTGGCGGCATACGTGGCCGTCGCACCTCGTCCTGTACAcgtcgctcctcgacaTGCGTGAAAGTGACGGTGGCGACACGGTCGGCGCCTttttgcgccgccgcggctaCGTCGAGACACGGCGGATTTGGAACGCGCTCTCGCACCCGGACTGGAACCGCCGTGGAGACATTGTCGTGCTCCAGTTTGaggacgagcgcacgcgtTTCTTCAAAAATCATACAGTCGTTCCAGGTATATAG
- the wis1 gene encoding mitogen-activated protein kinase kinase (antiSMASH:Cluster_2; SMCOG1030:serine/threonine protein kinase; COG:T; EggNog:ENOG503NUU7), whose amino-acid sequence MEDGARLAELAAKKLQVNPTDAEDVPEIERDSENTSAERTGDVPALHASVPDAAFAPSAAGVGASSGARLTMPMPRAPATVEGVTPGGLSAAPPQPPNRSPVKGGSAQGGFAGANERTKQLANTKYPPGLQAKLAAKLDASLLNRTPRPGAAGAIPVRPGAVPARPARPGLRLSDMGINLSASGTCASAQKPGLSAGRPKMSLGKLPGAAPAQSMDTPFANFSKIVDPSGRLNFDGKAVLHASGVEFRNGTSFSINMQELELQEQLGFGNYGTVNKVRHTRTKVDMAMKEIRLELDQAKLNAIIMELDILHRAIAPQIVEFYGAFFVESCVYYCMEYMDVGSLEKLCAGRNCAVPESVLARIASSTVKGLSFLKDELQIIHRDIKPTNILINSKGEVKLCDFGVSGQLEKSLAKTNIGCQSYMAPERIKGDGRNSRTTYTTASDVWSLGLTLVEVAMGVYPYPPETFTNVFAQLQAIVDGDTPTLPYPSKEPITVTSPAGVRSDLELGECTYGDDSRDFIAQCLRKIPEQRPSYAELLEHPFLQQDEARKDEVDMREWVTAALEKQIERRAALEKVHTP is encoded by the exons ATGGAGGACGGGGCGCGTCTCGCTGAGCTTGCGGCGAAGAAGCTGCAAGTGAACCCCACAGACGCCGAGGATGTCCCAGAGATTGAGAGAGACTCGGAGAACACGAGTGCGGAGCGCACGGGCGATGTGCCTGCGCTGCATGCGTCGGTCCCCGATGCGGCGTTTgcaccgagcgcggccggcgtcggtgcGTCGAGCGGTGCGCGGCTGACGATGCCTatgccgcgtgcgcctgccACAGTAGAGGGTGTGACGCCCGGGGGCCTGAGCGCAGCCCCCCCCCAGCCGCCGAACCGCTCGCCGGTCAAGGGCGGGTCGGCGCAGGGCGGCTTTGCTGGTGCGAACGAGCGGACAAAGCAGCTCGCAAACACCAAGTATCCCCCCGGTCTCCAAGCGAAGCTCGCAGCG AAACTCGATGCCTCGCTGCTGaaccgcacgccgcggcccgGAGCTGCCGGTGCGATACCTGTGCGGCCTGGCGCCGTGCCcgcgcgacctgcgcgcccCGGATTGCGCCTGAGCGACATGGGTATTAATCTGAGTGCGAGCGGGACGTGTGCCTCGGCGCAAAAGCCTGGCCTGTCTGCCGGCCGCCCCAAGATGAGTCTCGGCAAGCTGCCTggtgcggcgcctgcgcagaGCATGGATACACCCTTTGCCAACTTTAGCAAGATTGTGGACCCCTCGGGCCGTCTCAATTTCGACGGAAAAGCGGTGCTGCACGCGTCCGGCGTCGAGTTCCGGAACGGCACCTCGTTCAGCATCAACATGCAGGAGTTGGAGCTGCAGGAGCAGCTTGGATTCGGAAATTATGGTACGGTGAACAAGGTGCGGCACACGCGCACCAAAGTGGATATGGCCATGAAGGAGATCCGCCTTgagctcgaccaggcgAAGCTCAATGCCATCATTATGGAACTGGATATTCTCCACCGTGCCATTGCGCCGCAGATTGTCGAGTTCTACGGCGCGTTCTTTGTGGAGAGCTGTGTATACTACTGCATGGAGTACATGGACGTGGGCAGTCTGGAGAAGCTGTGTGCCGGCCGCAACTGTGCCGTCCCCGAGTCGGTGCTGGCACGCATTGCCTCGTCCACGGTCAAGGGACTGAGTTTTTTGAAAGACGAGCTCCAGATCATCCACCGCGACATCAAGCCGACGAATATTCTGATCAACTCCAAAGGCGAGGTGAAGCTGTGCGATTTTGGCGTCTCGGGCCAGCTCGAAAAGAGTCTCGCCAAGACGAATATCGGCTGCCAGAGCTACATGGCACCTGAGCGCATCAAGGGCGACGGGCGCAACAGCCGCACGACCTACACCACTGCCTCGGATGTATGGTCGCTCGGCCtgacgctcgtcgaggtcgcgATGGGCGTGTATCCCTATCCCCCTGAAACCTTTACCAATgtctttgcgcagctgcaggcaATCGTTGACGGCGATACACCCACGCTGCCGTACCCGAGCAAGGAACCGATCACGGTCACCTCGCCGGCCGGCGTACGCTCCGACCTGGAGCTAGGCGAGTGCACCTACGGCGACGATTCGCGCGACTTTATTGCGCAGTGCCTCCGCAAAATACCCGAGCAGCGCCCGAGCTAcgcggagctgctcgagcacccgttcctgcagcaggacgaggcgcggaAGGACGAAGTGGACATGCGTGAATGGGTCACCGCCGCACTCGAGAAGCagatcgagcgccgtgctgcgctaGAGAAAGTACATACGCCTTAG
- the ATG13 gene encoding autophagy protein 13 (BUSCO:EOG09261V2P; antiSMASH:Cluster_2; COG:U; EggNog:ENOG503NVHQ), whose product MAVMRGSAAEGGHASKLNTVLYHFYAKTVAVAAESRTATSSSAARSNKWFSLSMADIDPYRESLRPWRMMSEAPIPMVVDVRLHTSRLAPDQVVVGCAPGAAGTRTVELGGGATPPILLERWTIAMQYVLMLTRPDRHDVRLPAVYKRAIVHFRALYALARALPAYALCRKIQKGEVDCLNIEIAVHSNASLDDLGEAKSWALEGVATPNGTLACHVHYKACSELRVETRGNAAACKDVTLPTPPSASTRARSRTLGTSPSRVTEPAFAAPSRQRGEARASLRIPSESAIGSPSPLMRCMWSAKEGTSPQNQPLRRRLSISTEQASPEGLRSLFQTYTAPRAQLGMSPSSLWSLRTPPQGGFDLYMRRRAEASPSSSLQGISEGASGAAQPQRIQRYARQPSYRQREYSRSLGGAGDDTPGSARSWSQRLEHRRMMERGAARESVGSLPRSQLSASPGASRLFTHTAPSHNAAFALTKPRAPAANDDLMELVQMLDAPPALHELPERRSLGRSPSSMPLTPRSSLGAPAEKGDIDDVLAKLAASVKLNAMDEAFGGRPEPPRTLPRPIRIQSRPPMDTHLDQDTGPLDLAFEASDVPLYDARGGKYM is encoded by the exons ATGGCGGTGATGCGAGGGAGCGCGGCGGAGGGCGGGCACGCGTCCAAGCTCAATACGGTGCTCTACCACTTTTATGCTAAGACGGTGGCGGTCGCGGCAGAGAGCCGCACGGCCACGTCgtcaagcgccgcgcggagCAACAAATGG TTCTCGCTCAGCATGGCGGATATCGACCCCTATCGCGAGTCGCtgcggccgtggcgcatgatgagcgaggcgccgatACCGATGGTCGTAGACGTCCGCCTGCACAcgtcgcgcctcgcgcccgaCCAGGTCGTCGTTGGCTGCGCGCCTGGCGCCGCAGGCACACGCACCGTGGAactgggcggcggcgccacgccgccgatcctcctcgagcgctgGACGATCGCGATGCAGTACGTATTGATGCTCACCAGACCCGACCGccacgacgtgcgcctccCCGCCGTGTACAAGCGGGCGATTGTGCACTTTCGCGCACTGTACGCactggcgcgcgcgctgcctGCGTACGCCTTGTGCCGCAAGATCCAAAAGGGCGAGGTCGACTGCCTGAACATTGAGATCGCCGTCCACTCGAACGCGTCCCTCGatgacctcggcgaggccaAGTCGTGGGCGCTCGAAGGCGTCGCCACGCCGAACGGCACGCTGGCCTGCCATGTGCACTACAAAGCCTgcagcgagctgcgcgtcgagacGCGGGGgaacgccgcggcgtgcaagGACGTAACGCtgcccacgccgccgagcgcgtcgacccgcgcacgctcgcgcacgctcggcacgagTCCGTCCCGCGTGACGGAGCCTGCGTttgccgcgccgtcgcggcagcgtggcgaggcgcgtgcgtcgctgcgcatccCAAGTGAGTCGGCCATCGGCTCTCCGTCGCCGCTCATGCGCTGCATGTGGTCGGCGAAAGAAGGCACCAGTCCGCAGAACCAGCCGcttcgccggcgcctctcGATCTCGACCGAGCAGGCGTCGCCCGAAGGGCTCCGCTCGCTCTTTCAGACCTACAcggcgccacgcgcgcagctcggcatgtcgccgagctcgctgtggtcgctgcgcacgccgccccaAGGCGGCTTTGATCTGTAcatgcggcggcgtgccgaggcctcgccctcgagctcgctgcAAGGCATCAGCGAaggcgcgtccggcgccgcgcagccgcagcgcatccagcGGTACGCGCGGCAGCCGTCCTACCGCCAGCGCGAGtactcgcgctcgctcggcggcgcgggcgacgacacgcccggctcggcgcgcagctggtcgcagcgcctcgagcaccggcgcatgatggagcgcggcgccgcgcgcgagagTGTCGGCTCGCTCCCCCGCTCGCAGCTCAGCGCGAGTCCCGGGGCGTCGCGGCTCTTTACGcacaccgcgccgagccacaATGCCGCGTTTGCCCTGACCAAgccccgcgcgccggcTGCCAACGACGATTTGATGGAGCTGGTCCAGatgctcgatgcgccgcccgcgctgcacgagctgccCGAGCGGCGGTCGCTGGGCCGGTCGCCCTCCTCGATGCCCCTCACCCCGCGCAGTTCCCTTGGAGCGCCGGCCGAAAAAGGCGACATTGACGACGTGCTGGCGAAGCTGGCCGCGTCGGTGAAGCTCAATgcgatggacgaggcgtTCGGCGGGCGCCCCGAGCCCCCCCGCACGCTCCCCCGCCCGATCCGCATCCAGTCACGCCCACCGATGGATACGCATCTCGACCAGGACACGGGCCCGCTTGACCTGGCCTTTgaggcgagcgacgtgccgctgtACGATGCGCGCGGTGGAAAATATATGTAA
- a CDS encoding uncharacterized protein (antiSMASH:Cluster_2; COG:U; EggNog:ENOG503NXIQ) has translation MARRVWQAYEAFLLSNASQITAVESSLRSITYILPGRFKDAELAGEAIYAGVHLLGMYHDSILFKIIYSRRPERANAAVKRARDELVGELPKLSLHARYTNFWRTASPTYRRAAVLLLIVESTQLLIEMVARRKVKDHAWDVVVAIETLKALLRFALVRASQTRPVIAPPLPQRDLDPALLERRRGALGATWVGERTGVVHRSIATLVPQGQGQDSDVYEYLLSHTLTEQDVSPAAQLVRPLQATAGRVAESLWILRPLLYVLALRRWGKRDAKPFVFSLCLEILARSMRQRSFYTHAKDAEALPVPPMSSVSLMLSMLGIENSFLDWIAGTLSRRDPRRALAKPISTVEGDEWSARDRSFWWYLLRGPVWYNYTRPKIEGLVRRTENRRIIGMVGNIARDYLPLVDDYYYYTAV, from the exons ATGGCGCGGCGGGTGTGGCAGGCATACGAGGCGTTCCTGCTGTCGAACGCGTCGCAGATCACGGCGGTTGagtcgtcgctgcgcagcatcaCCTATATTCTCCCGGGTCGCTTTAAGGATGCAGAGCT TGCGGGCGAAGCGA TCTATGCCGGCgtgcacctgctcggcatGTACCACGACTCGATCCTGTTCAAGATCATCTACTCGCGCCGCCCTGAGCGGGCGAATGCGGCGGTgaagcgtgcgcgcgacgagctggtcggcgagctgccgaAACTCTCGCTCCACGCGCGCTACACCAACTtttggcgcacggcgagcccgacgtaccgccgcgcggcggtcctgCTGCTCATCGTCGAGTCGACGCAGCTGCTCATCGAGAtggtcgcgcgccgcaaggtcAAGGACCACGCTTGGGACGTCGTCGTGGCCATCGAGAcgctcaaggcgctgctgcgctttGCCCTCGTGCGGGCCTCGCAGACCCGCCCGGTGattgcgccgccgctgccgcagcgcgacctggACCCGGcactgctcgagcgccggcgcggcgcgctcggcgcgacgtgggtcggcgagcgcaccggcgtcgtgcaccgctccatcgcgacgctcgtgccgcAAGGCCAGGGACAGGACTCGGACGTGTACGAGTACCTGCTCTCGCACACGCTCACCGAGCAGGACGtgtcgcccgccgcgcagctcgtgcgcccgCTCCAGGCGACGGCCGGGCGCGTGGCCGAGTCGCTGTGGATCCTGCGCCCGCTCCTGTacgtgcttgcgctgcgccgctggggCAAGCGTGATGCCAAGCCGTTTGTCTTCTCGCTGTGCCTCGAGATCCtcgcgcgctcgatgcgccagCGCTCGTTCTACACGCACGCCAAGGATGCCGAGGCACTGCCGGTGCCTCCGATGTCCTCGGTGTCGCTCATGCTGTCGATGCTCGGCATTGAAAACTCGTTCCTCGACTGGATCGCAGGCACGCtctcgcgccgcgacccgcgccgcgcactcGCAAAGCCGATCAGCACGGTTGAGGGCGACGAatggagcgcgcgcgaccgcaGCTTCTGGTGGTACCTGCTCCGGGGGCCGGTGTGGTACAACTACACGCGCCCCAAGATCGAGGGCCTGGTGCGCAGGACCGAAAACCGCCGCATTATCGGCATGGTCGGAAACATCGCGCGCGACTACctgccgctcgtcgacgactACTATTATTATACAGCCGTATAG